One Brassica napus cultivar Da-Ae chromosome C4, Da-Ae, whole genome shotgun sequence genomic region harbors:
- the LOC125585875 gene encoding uncharacterized protein LOC125585875 translates to MNNKEQFNRRKGRGRRNDGRFRNGPDVCYTCGGTSHFSSSCPYSQGRKAPDYITCFSCGEKGHYANSCPHKRQVTLPAPPTRLAIEPAPRRQAVAKQVNALELGNPEPQQPHQGLITGTLCVGRFYVHVFFDSGATQSFVISEVVSSFKGTFTRVKVGVSIRTPGNHNLHADSCVLGIPIHVGSMVYPTDLLVVPLGQHEVILGMDWLSRYYAQLDCGRGRITLEERGQPSTTYYGICPSSGVSLVSALRVKKDLIKGEVYLVTLTTLGGDLKEGT, encoded by the exons ATGAATAATAAAGAACAATTTAATCGAAGGAAAGGCCGAGGAAGAAGGAATGACGGACGGTTTAGGAATGGCCCAGATGTGTGTTACACTTGTGGTGGTACAAGCCATTTTTCTAGCAGTTGTCCTTATAGTCAGGGAAGGAAAGCCCCTGATTATATTACTTGCTTCTCGTGTGGTGAGAAAGGGCATTATGCCAACAGTTGCCCCCATAAGAGACAGGTTACGCTTCCAGCACCACCCACTAGACTAGCAATTGAACCAGCCCCGAGGCGCCAGGCAGTTGCAAAGCAAGTGAATGCTTTAGAGTTAGGAAATCCCGAACCACAACAGCCCCATCAGGGCCTGATCACAG gaaCATTGTGTGTTGGTAGATTTTATGTGCATGTTTTCTTCGACTCGGGTGCCACACAGAGCTTTGTGATATCTGAGGTAGTGTCGAGTTTTAAGGGAACCTTTACTAGAGTAAAGGTAGGTGTTTCGATTAGAACCCCTGGGAACCACAACCTTCATGCCGATAGTTGTGTACTTGGGATTCCAATCCATGTGGGATCAATGGTATATCCGACAGACCTTCTAGTTGTTCCTTTAGGACAACACGAAGTGATTTTGGGAATGGACTGGCTGTCGAGATACTACGCGCAGTTGGATTGTGGTCGAGGAAGAATTACACTTGAAGAAAGAGGACAACCATCAACGACATACTATGGGATATGTCCAAGTTCTGGAGTATCGCTTGTATCTGCTTTAAGAGTTAAGAAGGATTTGATCAAGGGCGAAGTATATTTGGTAACTCTGACTACCCTTGGAGGAGACTTGAAAGAAGGGACGTAG